Proteins encoded in a region of the Candidatus Nitrospira nitrificans genome:
- a CDS encoding thiamine pyrophosphate-dependent enzyme yields the protein MSKERIQISEALYDIMPSDYQDLVKSATYGKEDRGWKDIGTSKELIEQHSLCAGCPESMAFRYILASLPNPEDTVMVGSTGCTSLVFPMVAVHNIHSLFGNQNAIASGLKRALSVRFPGRVKDVVVLAGDGATVDIGLDMTLQAWFRQEKFTTICFDNELYANTGGQESGLMQKGFVAKMAPVGKLFDKVRLPEIARESGCHYVVNCTVSKPSLVEKVIRNAVHIAREIGPTYLQLYTPCILEIGKNSMEGLQEMRDSEKPNERFAYKEYVSEPAKQLLAELAAKDKERKAAAKQLAGQASA from the coding sequence ATGAGCAAAGAGCGTATACAAATATCCGAAGCCTTGTACGATATCATGCCATCGGATTATCAAGACCTTGTAAAGAGCGCCACATACGGCAAAGAAGACCGGGGCTGGAAGGATATCGGAACGTCGAAGGAACTGATTGAGCAACACTCACTCTGTGCCGGCTGTCCAGAATCGATGGCCTTCCGATACATCTTGGCCTCTCTCCCTAATCCGGAAGATACGGTTATGGTCGGCTCAACCGGTTGTACCAGCTTGGTATTTCCGATGGTCGCCGTGCATAACATCCACTCGTTGTTCGGCAACCAGAACGCCATCGCATCAGGTCTTAAACGTGCCTTGAGTGTCCGCTTCCCCGGCCGTGTCAAGGATGTCGTCGTCCTCGCCGGCGATGGTGCAACCGTCGACATCGGCTTAGATATGACGCTGCAGGCCTGGTTCCGCCAGGAGAAGTTCACGACAATTTGTTTTGACAACGAACTGTATGCCAATACCGGCGGCCAGGAAAGCGGATTGATGCAAAAGGGCTTTGTGGCCAAGATGGCACCGGTCGGCAAGTTATTCGATAAGGTGCGGTTGCCTGAAATCGCTCGGGAATCCGGCTGCCATTACGTGGTCAACTGCACGGTCAGCAAACCGTCACTGGTCGAGAAGGTCATCCGCAATGCCGTGCATATTGCCCGTGAAATCGGCCCGACCTATCTCCAGCTCTACACGCCGTGTATCCTGGAAATCGGCAAGAACAGCATGGAAGGTCTCCAGGAAATGCGCGATTCGGAAAAGCCGAACGAGCGGTTCGCCTACAAGGAATATGTCAGCGAGCCGGCCAAGCAACTGCTGGCGGAATTAGCAGCGAAGGATAAGGAACGGAAAGCGGCCGCCAAACAGCTGGCAGGACAAGCATCAGCATAA
- a CDS encoding YheT family hydrolase, whose amino-acid sequence MTVLPRYLPRDTALVGLPQESRLFSVEPHTQLQGFCHWQNDRKASPTAVLVHGLEGSSESQYMRGIAVKAYRAGFNVVRMNQRTCGGTEHLTPTLYNSGLSEDYRTILNELAHRDGLNRIWLIGYSMGGNLVLKAGGELGKTQPALAGIAAVCPNINPTICARALEEPRNFIYHRHFLTRLKSRLRKKAALLPGKWDLSHLDRIATISAFDDRYTAHDGGYRDGADYYNRAGARHVLDAIVAPTLIITAQDDPFIPYSMFTVPTIQRHPHIRLLAPRYGGHCGFFHRDRIGEDPYWAENRIVDFLLGRL is encoded by the coding sequence ATGACCGTTCTCCCTCGCTACCTGCCGCGAGATACGGCCTTGGTGGGATTACCTCAAGAGTCTCGTTTGTTTTCCGTTGAGCCACACACACAGCTTCAGGGATTCTGTCATTGGCAAAACGATCGCAAGGCCTCCCCCACAGCAGTACTCGTTCATGGCCTTGAAGGCTCCAGTGAGTCCCAATATATGCGGGGCATTGCGGTAAAGGCCTATCGAGCCGGCTTCAACGTCGTTCGCATGAATCAGCGCACCTGTGGCGGAACCGAGCATCTCACTCCGACTCTGTATAATAGCGGCTTGAGTGAAGACTACCGCACGATCCTCAATGAACTCGCTCACCGGGATGGGCTCAATCGCATATGGCTGATCGGATATTCCATGGGCGGGAATCTCGTCCTGAAAGCGGGTGGCGAACTCGGCAAGACCCAGCCGGCTCTAGCGGGAATCGCAGCAGTATGCCCGAATATCAACCCGACCATTTGCGCTCGTGCATTGGAGGAGCCTCGCAATTTCATCTATCATCGCCACTTTCTGACACGGTTGAAGTCGAGGCTGCGGAAAAAGGCGGCGCTATTGCCGGGGAAATGGGACCTTTCCCACCTCGATCGGATCGCCACGATCAGCGCATTTGATGATCGCTACACCGCTCACGACGGGGGCTACCGAGACGGAGCCGATTACTACAACCGGGCGGGCGCGCGCCATGTGCTCGATGCCATCGTGGCTCCTACGCTCATCATTACGGCACAGGACGACCCATTTATTCCGTACTCGATGTTTACCGTACCGACGATTCAGCGGCACCCGCACATCCGTTTGCTCGCGCCTCGCTATGGAGGCCATTGTGGGTTTTTCCACCGGGACAGAATCGGAGAGGACCCCTACTGGGCGGAGAACCGAATCGTAGACTTTTTGCTCGGTCGGCTATGA
- the rho gene encoding transcription termination factor Rho, whose translation MYLAELKQKSIADLNDVARELKIEGAANLRKQELIFAILQAQTEKNGVVFGEGVLETLPDGFGFLRAPDSNYLPGPDDIYISPSQIRRFNLRTGDIVSGQIRPPKESERYFALLKVEKVNYEDPEVARDKILFDNLTPLYPEERIQVEFDREEYCTRVMDLITPIGKGQRGLIVAAPRTGKTMLLQAIARAILRNHKEVTLIVLLIDERPEEVTDWQRQVKAEVISSTFDEPAQRHAQVAEMVLEKAKRLVEHKKDVVILLDSITRLARAYNTIAPPSGKVLSGGLDSNALQRPKRFFGAARNIENGGSLTIMATALVDTGSRMDDVIFEEFKGTGNMEVHLDRRLADKRLFPAIDISQSGTRKEELLVDKDRLNKMWILRKVLSPLGTMEAMEFLMDKIGGTKTNQEFLQSMNR comes from the coding sequence ATGTATCTTGCAGAATTGAAACAGAAGTCAATTGCAGACCTCAATGATGTGGCGCGAGAGCTGAAAATCGAAGGGGCCGCCAATTTGAGAAAGCAGGAGTTGATCTTTGCGATCCTCCAAGCTCAGACCGAAAAAAACGGCGTGGTCTTCGGGGAAGGTGTTCTGGAAACTCTTCCGGACGGATTCGGCTTCTTGCGGGCGCCGGACTCCAACTACCTGCCGGGTCCCGACGACATTTATATTTCACCGTCGCAGATTCGTCGGTTCAACCTTCGCACGGGTGATATCGTATCCGGACAGATCCGTCCTCCGAAAGAGAGTGAACGATATTTCGCTCTCCTGAAAGTCGAGAAGGTCAACTACGAAGATCCGGAGGTCGCTCGCGATAAGATCCTCTTTGATAACCTGACACCACTGTACCCTGAAGAACGGATTCAAGTGGAATTCGATCGAGAAGAATACTGTACCAGGGTCATGGATCTGATTACCCCGATTGGCAAAGGCCAGCGAGGACTGATTGTCGCGGCTCCTCGTACCGGTAAAACGATGCTTCTCCAGGCGATCGCTCGGGCCATTCTCAGAAATCACAAAGAAGTCACACTCATTGTGCTATTGATCGACGAACGACCGGAGGAAGTCACGGACTGGCAGCGACAGGTGAAGGCTGAGGTCATCAGTTCGACGTTTGATGAGCCGGCGCAGCGACATGCTCAGGTGGCGGAAATGGTACTGGAGAAAGCGAAGCGACTTGTCGAACACAAGAAAGACGTCGTCATCCTATTGGACAGTATCACTCGTCTCGCCCGGGCCTATAACACCATTGCGCCGCCCAGCGGCAAGGTGCTCTCCGGGGGGCTGGATTCCAACGCGCTGCAGAGGCCGAAACGCTTCTTTGGAGCGGCCCGCAATATTGAAAACGGCGGGAGTCTTACCATTATGGCAACGGCGCTTGTCGATACCGGTAGTCGCATGGACGACGTGATCTTTGAAGAGTTCAAAGGGACCGGGAATATGGAGGTCCATTTGGATCGCCGTTTGGCCGACAAGCGCCTGTTTCCTGCAATCGATATCAGTCAGTCCGGCACCAGGAAGGAAGAATTGCTGGTGGATAAGGATCGTCTTAACAAGATGTGGATCCTCCGGAAGGTGCTCAGTCCCTTGGGGACGATGGAAGCCATGGAATTCCTCATGGATAAAATCGGGGGTACCAAGACCAATCAGGAGTTTCTGCAGTCGATGAATCGATAA
- a CDS encoding DUF2203 domain-containing protein: MARDENETSPGRTFSLLEANQLIPQLQLHLSTVQEGKTVLMRTRKEASKASANACFGGGTPAGVSYVKSLQDVSANLHAIHELGVVVKDIDLGLCDFPHIRDGRVVYLCWKLGEKEVRWWHEVTSGYDDRCPIEEDPV, translated from the coding sequence ATGGCACGTGACGAAAACGAAACCAGCCCGGGCCGCACATTTTCACTCCTCGAAGCCAATCAGCTTATTCCCCAGCTCCAGTTGCATCTGTCAACCGTGCAAGAAGGTAAAACCGTCCTGATGCGAACTCGCAAGGAAGCTAGCAAAGCGTCGGCCAACGCATGTTTTGGCGGTGGGACACCAGCGGGCGTATCGTACGTGAAAAGCCTCCAGGACGTCAGCGCCAACCTCCATGCCATCCATGAGCTGGGAGTCGTAGTAAAGGACATCGACCTTGGGCTGTGCGACTTCCCACATATCCGCGATGGCCGAGTCGTCTACTTATGCTGGAAGCTTGGCGAGAAAGAAGTTCGTTGGTGGCACGAAGTCACATCCGGCTACGATGATCGTTGTCCCATCGAAGAAGATCCCGTTTAG
- the prmC gene encoding peptide chain release factor N(5)-glutamine methyltransferase, which yields MLLTWAHRSLERAGSTNASQEALWLVAYACGMKHHELASRRDQTVSAEGLALAESVVSRRMAHEPLQYILGTQEFCGLDFDVNPAVLIPRPETELLVQETLREGRFIEGAVVVDVGTGSGCVAVTLATILSDTRIFALDCSWDALTVAKSNAEKHGVGDKITWKEGDLLSPLRECHVDGAVDAIVSNPPYIAEEIWAGLQPEVRDFEPRLALVAGRSGTEFHERLLHDARQFLVPGGLLVMELGQGQAPHVRRAAEQAGGYTRLQTVNDEAGIERVVIARRAG from the coding sequence ATGTTGCTCACGTGGGCCCACCGCTCTTTGGAGAGAGCCGGATCGACCAATGCGTCTCAAGAAGCGCTCTGGTTAGTGGCTTACGCGTGTGGAATGAAACATCACGAGTTGGCGAGCCGGAGAGACCAGACGGTGTCGGCAGAAGGGCTCGCTCTTGCCGAATCAGTCGTCTCGAGGCGAATGGCGCATGAACCCCTTCAGTACATTCTGGGGACGCAGGAGTTTTGCGGCCTCGACTTTGATGTGAACCCGGCCGTGTTGATCCCTCGGCCTGAGACCGAACTTCTTGTCCAGGAGACTCTTCGAGAAGGTCGATTTATAGAAGGTGCGGTGGTGGTCGATGTGGGAACAGGGTCCGGATGTGTGGCGGTGACTTTGGCGACTATCCTGAGCGATACGCGAATTTTTGCCCTGGACTGCTCCTGGGATGCGTTGACGGTCGCAAAGAGTAATGCGGAGAAACACGGGGTCGGCGATAAAATTACTTGGAAGGAAGGGGATCTGTTATCCCCCTTGCGCGAATGTCATGTAGACGGAGCCGTGGATGCGATCGTGTCCAACCCCCCATACATCGCCGAAGAGATCTGGGCCGGTTTGCAGCCGGAGGTCCGTGATTTTGAGCCGCGGTTGGCGTTGGTGGCCGGACGGAGCGGAACGGAGTTCCATGAACGATTGCTCCACGATGCACGGCAATTCCTCGTGCCCGGTGGATTGCTCGTCATGGAGCTTGGACAGGGCCAAGCTCCACATGTGCGGCGGGCAGCGGAACAGGCAGGGGGCTACACGAGGCTTCAAACCGTCAACGATGAAGCCGGCATCGAACGGGTGGTGATCGCGCGGCGGGCGGGCTAG
- a CDS encoding carbon monoxide dehydrogenase beta subunit family protein, which produces MSDYRVLPGPEHFLPPAAASMGIRLPNPGEAHINGVIAPEEKAYEEAARQFLMAKVPTIFPGPLVLWAWNEKAAKKATAVRHLFNTLIECAQPGQKPMLIPMPDYRPKYPKINPEVEINPNHPNLTIWHNRIDCCMFIGVHCHQANLSLKIIRGGTSCYTIAMCAQAGHEDAMLSFRDASVEKIMKLADTVKRLKGTVQPRLTSAKNGVSS; this is translated from the coding sequence ATGAGTGACTATCGTGTGCTCCCAGGCCCAGAACACTTTCTTCCCCCGGCCGCCGCAAGCATGGGGATTCGCTTGCCGAATCCAGGAGAGGCCCATATCAATGGTGTGATCGCTCCAGAAGAAAAGGCTTATGAAGAAGCGGCACGTCAATTCTTAATGGCAAAAGTACCGACAATTTTCCCAGGTCCTCTCGTGTTGTGGGCCTGGAACGAAAAGGCCGCTAAGAAAGCCACCGCGGTTCGCCACCTTTTTAATACGCTCATTGAATGCGCTCAGCCTGGCCAAAAACCGATGCTGATCCCTATGCCTGATTACCGTCCAAAATATCCAAAAATCAATCCCGAAGTCGAGATCAATCCGAACCATCCGAACTTGACGATCTGGCACAACAGAATCGATTGCTGCATGTTTATCGGAGTGCATTGCCATCAAGCCAACCTGTCGCTGAAGATCATTCGCGGAGGCACTTCTTGTTACACGATCGCGATGTGCGCACAAGCCGGGCACGAAGATGCAATGCTTTCATTCCGCGATGCGTCGGTTGAGAAAATCATGAAGTTGGCCGATACAGTCAAGCGATTGAAAGGCACCGTCCAACCACGGCTGACATCGGCTAAAAATGGGGTTTCAAGTTAA
- the rpmE gene encoding 50S ribosomal protein L31 gives MQKGIHPVYREATVHCACGNSFKTRTTIGEISVDICSNCHPFFTGTQKIVDTEGRVERFKKKYAKKGK, from the coding sequence ATGCAGAAGGGTATTCATCCGGTCTACCGTGAGGCAACGGTTCACTGCGCCTGCGGAAATTCTTTCAAGACACGTACCACCATCGGTGAGATCAGCGTCGATATTTGTTCCAATTGCCATCCGTTCTTCACGGGCACGCAAAAGATCGTCGATACCGAAGGGCGCGTGGAGCGGTTCAAAAAGAAGTACGCGAAGAAGGGTAAGTAG
- a CDS encoding YciI family protein: protein MKFVIIGYDSPQGEAKRKIHRGAHLAHLEPLDSQGRVILAGPLTDKTGSLLVLEFETQEEAEDFARRDPYMIHGIFERVEIHPFLQVLPKSSRQAPFIHS, encoded by the coding sequence ATGAAGTTCGTCATCATCGGCTACGATAGCCCACAAGGGGAAGCCAAACGGAAAATCCATCGGGGCGCACACTTAGCCCACCTGGAACCGTTGGATAGCCAAGGGCGGGTCATTCTTGCAGGCCCCCTTACCGATAAAACTGGAAGCCTCCTGGTGCTGGAGTTTGAGACACAGGAGGAGGCTGAAGACTTCGCCCGCCGTGACCCCTATATGATTCACGGGATTTTTGAGCGAGTTGAAATTCACCCGTTTCTTCAGGTTCTTCCAAAATCATCTCGGCAAGCTCCGTTCATTCACTCCTAA
- the prfA gene encoding peptide chain release factor 1 — protein MEAALFRKWESLASRFQELTDQLMDPSVATQPSLLHKLSKERTDLEPAARLFNTYHECARQLEDARGILADPSLGSEFHKLATEERIELERQQAEIEEQVREFLIPRDPRDEKSLVLEIRAGTGGNEAGLFAGELFRLYVKYAEKKKCKVDIVEASETGIGGYKNIVALIEGKGAYGHFKYEAGVHRVQRVPVTEASGRIHTSTVTVAVMPEVDEVDVQIDPKDLRIDTFCSSGAGGQSVNTTYSAVRITHLPTGVVVTCQDERSQLKNRTKAMRTLRARIVEAERERQEAEIAQNRKSQVGTGERSEKIRTYNFPQNRVTDHRVGMTLHKLELVMEGDLDEIVQALKAQQQQAETANVS, from the coding sequence ATGGAAGCGGCATTATTCAGAAAATGGGAGAGCCTCGCATCACGGTTTCAGGAGTTGACTGATCAGCTCATGGATCCGTCGGTCGCGACGCAACCTAGTTTGTTGCACAAACTGAGTAAGGAGCGAACCGATCTCGAACCGGCGGCCAGGCTCTTTAACACCTATCATGAATGTGCGAGGCAGCTGGAGGATGCGAGGGGGATTCTCGCCGACCCATCGCTCGGCAGTGAGTTTCACAAGCTGGCTACGGAGGAAAGAATTGAGTTGGAGCGACAGCAGGCGGAAATCGAGGAGCAGGTCAGGGAATTCTTGATTCCAAGGGACCCGCGGGACGAGAAGAGCCTGGTGCTGGAAATCCGAGCCGGGACCGGTGGAAACGAGGCAGGCTTGTTTGCCGGGGAGCTCTTTCGCTTGTACGTCAAATATGCCGAAAAGAAAAAATGTAAGGTCGATATCGTCGAAGCTTCGGAGACCGGCATCGGAGGCTATAAGAACATTGTCGCATTAATCGAGGGCAAAGGAGCCTACGGTCATTTTAAATATGAAGCCGGCGTTCACCGTGTACAGCGGGTTCCGGTCACCGAAGCGAGTGGTCGCATTCATACGTCCACCGTGACCGTGGCGGTCATGCCGGAAGTCGACGAAGTGGACGTGCAGATTGATCCAAAGGATTTGCGGATCGATACGTTTTGCTCCTCTGGAGCCGGCGGACAGAGTGTGAACACCACTTATTCAGCCGTTCGCATTACACATCTGCCGACTGGTGTGGTCGTGACCTGTCAGGATGAGCGGTCTCAGCTGAAAAATCGGACCAAGGCCATGCGGACGTTGCGCGCCAGGATTGTCGAGGCTGAGCGGGAGAGGCAAGAAGCGGAGATTGCTCAGAACAGGAAGTCCCAGGTAGGGACCGGAGAACGAAGCGAGAAAATTCGAACCTACAATTTTCCACAGAATCGGGTTACGGATCACCGAGTCGGCATGACGCTTCACAAGCTGGAATTGGTGATGGAAGGTGATCTTGACGAGATCGTTCAAGCGCTGAAGGCGCAACAGCAACAGGCCGAAACCGCCAACGTGTCATGA
- a CDS encoding 2-oxoacid:acceptor oxidoreductase family protein codes for MIKRRLNIRMSGLGGQGAVTAAHVLAMAANRDGKFSISNPFFGAEKRMAPAESYCRIGIERIYDRGELVFPDVIQVFHPQVITMGKSYTMPFYSGVKEGGVVIINSAQPLLSDEDVERLKDLNVAVFYIAGTELAIEVAGTELSTNMAMIGSVSGITKCVSLDALDGALQERFGKKFVASGGTASLDEAIKKKFAKKEMLLAKNLATVKAAYEVASEWAEKNKIELRVGNPAVAA; via the coding sequence ATGATTAAGAGACGATTGAATATCCGGATGTCGGGCTTGGGCGGACAGGGCGCGGTCACCGCAGCACATGTCTTGGCCATGGCCGCCAACCGGGACGGTAAGTTCTCCATCTCCAACCCGTTCTTCGGCGCCGAGAAACGTATGGCACCGGCAGAGAGCTATTGCCGCATCGGCATCGAGAGAATCTATGATCGCGGCGAGTTGGTATTTCCTGATGTCATTCAAGTTTTTCATCCCCAAGTCATCACGATGGGCAAAAGCTACACCATGCCGTTCTACTCCGGCGTGAAGGAAGGCGGCGTCGTCATTATTAATTCGGCCCAGCCGTTGCTCTCCGATGAGGATGTGGAACGCCTCAAGGACTTGAACGTCGCCGTATTTTATATCGCCGGCACCGAGTTGGCCATTGAAGTGGCCGGCACTGAGCTATCGACGAATATGGCGATGATCGGTTCTGTCTCAGGCATTACGAAATGCGTCTCGCTGGATGCTCTCGATGGCGCGCTCCAAGAGCGATTCGGAAAGAAGTTCGTGGCCTCCGGAGGAACCGCATCCTTGGACGAAGCGATCAAGAAAAAGTTCGCCAAAAAGGAAATGCTGTTGGCGAAGAACCTGGCAACGGTGAAGGCGGCGTATGAAGTCGCCAGCGAATGGGCTGAAAAGAATAAGATCGAGTTGCGCGTCGGAAATCCGGCCGTCGCCGCCTAA
- a CDS encoding transketolase C-terminal domain-containing protein: protein MADIHSVIGTKNKKGQTYTDTWKMMNEAPRTPSFYTGSEVIKEAVRRASCDVMIAYPITPQSEAAALIGELFAEGYIGDYFRGESEFAVMSQCAGAAFGGARVFTTTAGPGTMRAMENFPMWSGARLPIQMIVTCRGINSPLSIQPDTLEIAYLLNTGMLVWHAETAQDFFDWILKGYMVSEEPDVHLPLALCCDGFFVTHTKDVVNLTPADMCLPPYDPYRSPVPCMDMECPPVRMMRDPFVMKSNYISYATHASWQQEIWAAVERSRKHSIHWLNGLIDTENTDAEIMIVASGTAVSQGREAIRLLEDEGVRCGLIKVKTLRPWPEEEIREATKNAKHIFVPEFNVTGWLAKEIKATIPNHERVHAGPHVCGGMTMPPEIIVSEIKTALGMKTFSLAGRGS, encoded by the coding sequence ATGGCAGATATACACTCAGTGATCGGCACAAAAAACAAAAAAGGCCAGACCTATACAGACACATGGAAAATGATGAACGAGGCTCCACGAACCCCGTCGTTCTATACGGGTTCCGAGGTCATCAAGGAAGCGGTTCGTCGGGCCAGCTGTGATGTGATGATCGCTTATCCCATCACACCGCAGAGTGAAGCCGCCGCATTGATCGGCGAGCTATTCGCTGAAGGCTACATCGGAGACTACTTCCGCGGTGAAAGCGAATTTGCCGTGATGTCGCAGTGCGCCGGTGCTGCGTTTGGCGGAGCCCGTGTATTTACCACGACTGCGGGACCGGGCACGATGCGCGCGATGGAAAACTTCCCGATGTGGTCCGGCGCAAGGTTGCCGATCCAAATGATCGTCACCTGCCGCGGGATTAACTCGCCTCTTTCGATTCAGCCGGACACTCTTGAGATTGCCTATTTGCTGAATACCGGCATGTTGGTATGGCATGCGGAAACGGCGCAGGACTTCTTTGATTGGATTTTAAAAGGCTATATGGTATCGGAAGAACCGGACGTGCATCTGCCGCTCGCGCTCTGCTGCGACGGATTCTTCGTGACGCATACGAAGGATGTCGTCAATCTCACGCCGGCCGACATGTGCTTGCCGCCGTACGATCCCTATCGCTCACCGGTGCCCTGCATGGACATGGAATGTCCGCCGGTCCGCATGATGCGCGATCCGTTCGTGATGAAGAGCAACTACATCAGCTATGCCACCCACGCGTCTTGGCAGCAAGAAATATGGGCTGCGGTCGAACGCTCGCGTAAACATTCGATCCACTGGCTGAACGGCCTGATCGACACGGAAAACACCGACGCGGAAATCATGATCGTGGCATCCGGCACTGCCGTCTCGCAGGGCCGCGAAGCGATCCGACTCCTGGAGGATGAGGGAGTACGTTGCGGACTCATCAAAGTGAAAACATTGCGTCCCTGGCCGGAAGAGGAAATCCGCGAAGCGACGAAGAACGCTAAACACATCTTCGTCCCGGAGTTCAATGTGACCGGCTGGCTGGCAAAAGAGATCAAGGCGACGATTCCCAATCATGAACGGGTGCACGCAGGACCTCATGTCTGCGGAGGCATGACGATGCCACCCGAGATCATCGTGTCTGAAATCAAGACGGCTCTGGGGATGAAAACCTTCTCCCTGGCCGGTCGTGGAAGCTGA
- a CDS encoding pyruvate ferredoxin oxidoreductase has product MYNVAQVIDEKCTAKKGCRLCIMYCPEANCLDLNSSKMVAEVTIDRCKGCELCVIVCDAAKHFAITMQAVSATGQLMTKKGESAALGQAYQG; this is encoded by the coding sequence ATGTATAACGTAGCGCAGGTCATCGACGAAAAATGCACAGCTAAAAAGGGCTGTCGGCTCTGCATCATGTATTGCCCGGAAGCAAATTGTTTAGACTTGAACAGCTCCAAGATGGTTGCAGAAGTTACCATCGATCGCTGCAAGGGCTGTGAGCTCTGCGTCATCGTCTGTGACGCAGCCAAACATTTCGCCATCACCATGCAGGCCGTCAGCGCGACCGGCCAACTGATGACCAAGAAGGGCGAGTCTGCAGCTTTAGGACAAGCGTATCAGGGATAA
- a CDS encoding tetratricopeptide repeat protein: MGDSDTLAMAEERVLRLAQRRAVEEAGLYIESTFHDIEKASLGTNFQSSTLEIRTIAAAIAKTEILELRRSFDNDRPNFYIRIRAVVDLDNLQAAVRRWQSEKRFAEHFRRLQSENAELKAQLRELRTAPTGVRTLTIEPLGHSKGREQARLLVEKAILSRHFPQKLELSSQAAAWDPQSAEPLIVRGQTYLRLASAAYSNKSRPSEYSEYVDNARMDFDRAILIDPKNTWALLGRGDVNTWLHQPMEAARSFEQALELDPFFDLARHRLINLYTAEARRLAALKQWSSALTVLQKCLPPQTPDSWIPYQKEAYLLRSGIYKKLNQPTQAIDDLSTILRVDSTDREALLARAELYQEELQGRAAKDDLEHACMLGSTAACEQLP, encoded by the coding sequence ATGGGAGATAGCGACACTCTCGCAATGGCCGAGGAACGAGTCCTCCGGCTGGCTCAGCGCAGAGCGGTTGAAGAGGCCGGACTGTATATCGAGTCCACATTTCACGACATCGAAAAAGCCTCTCTCGGCACGAACTTCCAGTCCAGCACATTGGAGATCCGTACTATTGCTGCCGCGATAGCAAAAACCGAAATCCTGGAATTACGGCGCTCCTTCGACAACGATCGACCGAACTTTTACATCCGTATCCGCGCAGTCGTCGACCTCGACAATCTCCAAGCAGCCGTTCGACGGTGGCAATCCGAAAAGCGATTTGCCGAACATTTCCGTCGGCTTCAGAGCGAGAACGCGGAACTCAAGGCTCAGCTCCGTGAGCTAAGAACCGCTCCCACCGGCGTGCGAACTCTCACCATTGAACCGCTGGGACATTCGAAAGGTCGCGAGCAGGCTCGACTATTGGTCGAGAAAGCGATTCTCTCTCGGCATTTCCCCCAGAAGCTCGAGTTGAGTTCACAGGCGGCTGCTTGGGACCCTCAGTCTGCGGAACCTTTGATCGTGCGCGGGCAAACATATTTGCGACTCGCATCCGCTGCCTACTCCAACAAGTCCAGGCCGAGTGAATATTCCGAATATGTCGACAATGCCCGAATGGATTTCGACCGAGCCATTCTCATTGATCCAAAGAATACATGGGCGCTTCTTGGCCGAGGAGACGTCAACACGTGGCTGCATCAGCCTATGGAGGCCGCTCGCTCATTCGAACAGGCACTTGAGTTGGATCCTTTTTTTGATTTGGCGCGTCATCGCCTCATCAATCTCTATACCGCCGAGGCTCGTAGATTAGCTGCGTTGAAACAGTGGTCATCCGCCCTTACAGTCTTGCAGAAGTGCTTGCCTCCGCAAACCCCTGACAGTTGGATTCCGTATCAAAAAGAAGCCTATTTGCTCAGGAGCGGCATCTACAAGAAGCTGAACCAGCCGACCCAAGCAATCGATGACCTTAGTACGATCCTGCGAGTCGATTCCACTGATAGAGAGGCCTTACTCGCGAGAGCCGAGCTCTACCAGGAAGAGCTGCAAGGGCGTGCGGCGAAAGATGATCTGGAGCATGCGTGCATGCTCGGGTCGACGGCCGCCTGCGAACAGCTTCCATAA